The genome window TTGTcacttttctgaaaattcATCCGAAATTTTCCGAAATACCGTATCCTACCGTTTACTCAATTCCCACCGTTTCCACCGTTTACCATGGCTGATGCTGATGCTCCCAACGCTCCCGAAGCTGGTCTTGCTCCGGCTGTTGCTGCCAATGCCCCGGGTATTGTTGGTGACGCCCAAGCTGCCGCTTACGCTGCGTTTGCCGCTGCTGAAGCTCAAATGGCAAACGCTCTCGCTGTTCTCGCGGGGGAAGCACCCCCTGATGCTCAACCCTTTCCTCCACCTCCGGGAGTGGCCGACATTCCAGTTGGCCTCCCTCCGGCTGTGGTGGATGCTCCTCTCATTGATCCGTATGACAGTCTTCTCATGAGGGCTGGCATGAACTACGGAACTCGCAAGGCTTTTTCTAAGGAGGGCTATGGTTTGATGTCTGACTTGGTTACTCTTAACCAGAAGCAACTTGAATCCCTCATTGATATGATGAACAAGAAGCATTGCGGTAAATCTTTTCAAGGCGCAATTCCGTTGGGCCTGAACCTTGTGGCTGAAGACCTTGAGATTGATATTGGCCACAAAACCAAGACCACTCTCAAGGTTATTCTCCATTGGGCGGACCTCCAGAAAAGTCTTGGATTAGACGTGAATGCCGAGGATTATACCGATGTTGTTGGTCAGCTTGCCCGCGAACGTATGGATGAAGAGGAGAAGATTCTTGAGGCGGCCAAGAAGCTTACGCCTTCTAAGCCAACAACCCTCAAGGATATGACCAAGTGGCGTTCCTTCTTTGAAAACTGGAACTCGTACATGAGTCAGTGTCGCGGTGCTGCGGCTATCCCTCTTTCGTACGTTTACCGTACCAACAAGCAGCCCGAGACCGCTTTGGTCGGAACCTATGTGAATATGGATGCCTATTTGGTTGCCCAGACAGTACTGTCTGGTTCCAACTTTGAGATCGATAATCAACGGGTTTTTGACGAATTCAAGGAAGCAATCACTACAACCGGACCTGGTTGGTCTTTCATCAAGACGTACAACCGAAGCAAGGACGGTCGTGCTGCCATTTTGAAATTAAAGGAACAGGCGGAAGGAACATTAAACGAGTCCGTTTGCCGTGATGATGCCATCAAGATCCTGTCAACTACGACATACAATGGTCCGAGTCGTAACTGGAATATTGATATGCTGTTGCAGAAATTTCAGTATGTTATCTCGGAATTGGTCGAAATTGACGGAGTCGCGTTGCCGGATGGGCAGCTTGTGACTTATTTGGTCCAGGCATTGAAGGACCCAAGTCTGAGTTATGTTCGTGACACAATTCGCACCAATGCAACTTATCGGAACAGTTTTCCGgaagcgcagctttttgtgaagacttttgtgtcttcgtccacgagcaAATCCGAAAACACGCCTTGACAGGTCAATGATGTGCAAACATCAGGTAGTGGGGCCTCCGGTGGGAGTATGAAAGGAGGTACCGGGAAAGGAGCCAGCAAGCCGACTCCCTTCAAGGGTGCAGTCACGGCTCGCAGTTATACTCCGggagaatggaaaagtttgtccAAGGACCAACAGGAAAAAGTGCGATCGCTGCGTAATAAAAAGAAGCAAGGAGGGAAACCCGAGGAATCAGAGAGGAATGTTGACAGTGTAGCACGGGATGAGCCTGTGGACACTAAGGAAGTCCATACCAGCCGTGAAATGGAACCAACTTCAGATGCGGCTGGCCTGCAATTTGGCCGTGGTGCGTATAAGAAATCGGTCGGATTCACTGCAGACACCGCTTCTCCTTCCGAAAACGgaacgaagaagcagaaaacgCATCACAATGCGTGAAACGCGGCACCCAATGCCAGTGTTTCGGGGACTAAGCAATGCATTTTACCAGATTGAGTGATATTGAGCCTCACCTCTACACGCAGCATTTGTGATCTCAACGCATGCACTCATCTTGGTGAGGGCCGCTGTGAGTTGGATTCACATGCAGACACATGCGTGGCTGGGGCAAACACTGTCTTGATTGGTGAATCGCAGAAGTCCGTAACTGTGCGACCTTTCTCCAGTGAATATTCTGCACTGAAGAATATCCCCATTGGAACGGTTGCCACAGCTTACACAGTACCAGAAGACGGGAGAGTGGTGCTTCTTATTATTAATCAGGCCCTATTCTTTGGGGACAGATTGAAAAACACCC of Phaeodactylum tricornutum CCAP 1055/1 PHATR_bd_31x35 genomic scaffold, whole genome shotgun sequence contains these proteins:
- a CDS encoding predicted protein codes for the protein MADADAPNAPEAGLAPAVAANAPGIVGDAQAAAYAAFAAAEAQMANALAVLAGEAPPDAQPFPPPPGVADIPVGLPPAVVDAPLIDPYDSLLMRAGMNYGTRKAFSKEGYGLMSDLVTLNQKQLESLIDMMNKKHCGKSFQGAIPLGLNLVAEDLEIDIGHKTKTTLKVILHWADLQKSLGLDVNAEDYTDVVGQLARERMDEEEKILEAAKKLTPSKPTTLKDMTKWRSFFENWNSYMSQCRGAAAIPLSYVYRTNKQPETALVGTYVNMDAYLVAQTVLSGSNFEIDNQRVFDEFKEAITTTGPGWSFIKTYNRSKDGRAAILKLKEQAEGTLNESVCRDDAIKILSTTTYNGPSRNWNIDMLLQKFQYVISELVEIDGVALPDGQLVTYLVQALKDPSLSYVNDVQTSGSGASGGSMKGGTGKGASKPTPFKGAVTARSYTPGEWKSLSKDQQEKVRSLRNKKKQGGKPEESERNVDSVARDEPVDTKEVHTSREMEPTSDAAGLQFGRDTCVAGANTVLIGESQKSVTVRPFSSEYSALKNIPIGTVATAYTVPEDGRVVLLIINQALFFGDRLKNTLLTPNQMRDFGIEVDNAPRQYVANSKHSLYVPDSQLRIPLQLRGIFSFLESRKPTQQELDECEHIILTSDVPWEPCSADFARREEEAAKRDRSVSLVDTTGLSTGHAILSAHPYGIRTVAASQRILETFCSLTEVELCETNLADRLIACVNVASDDYCGDGLDGRADLDVYPDSEDFTRVVSVYDGSKEQGGGKHWKEIEQRHHIHRHVTEPHSQWQNRAEGEIREIKKAVRHQLQVSRAPQRLWCFCCEWVSAIRRLTAHDIPALNGRVATELLEGDTPDISEYAQFDCHRK